The following proteins are co-located in the Triticum aestivum cultivar Chinese Spring chromosome 1A, IWGSC CS RefSeq v2.1, whole genome shotgun sequence genome:
- the LOC123046060 gene encoding double-stranded RNA-binding protein 6 has protein sequence MYKNQLQELAQRSCFNLPAYTCLREGPDHAPRFKAAVIFNGEQFESPGFFTTLRQAEHAAAEVALAALARRGPSYSLAARILDETGVYKNLLQEVAQRVGAPLPSYTTERSGLGHLPVFTCTVELAGITFTGDHAKNKKQAEKNAASAAWASLKQLAREEATTTNEPENNDEQEQMRIARALLNYRTKEKIAMANNPNASPFPKKFPMQPERKPCFGQSSQSSYSKILPLFRPKSSSRSRPESPAAADGASQSPFWPIESSNSRSRFPAAEAAPYVPVGHYRMPCHSMAPPVTVRSSIPVFSAPPLPPPSGRTQQLPPLLSNPPSVRMASPVRIRPASPHFAPSGPAQRPRPVMSVQMKDVQHKAIRESMSSVIPVQVKDAQQRPTKESPSSAMTVQVKDAQHQLFKRSMSSSVMPIQMKDVQPQPAKEPLSEGKDAPPAATGPPVKIEAPDQVKEASEVVTSEVVPCPAAAAASSASTSTSEYSAVTSSQSGADDDADKGEEAREDVLETEAALEEGIIKLLEIK, from the exons ATGTATAAGAACCAGCTTCAGGAGCTGGCGCAGCGGAGCTGCTTCAACCTGCCGGCGTACACCTGCCTGCGGGAGGGGCCGGACCACGCGCCGCGGTTCAAAGCTGCGGTCATCTTCAACGGCGAGCAATTCGAGAGCCCCGGGTTCTTCACGACGCTCCGCCAGGCCGAGCATGCTGCCGCCGAGGTCGCCCTTGCCGCGCTCGCCCGGCGCGGCCCCTCTTACTCCCTAGCCGCCCGCATCCTG GATGAAACAGGGGTTTACAAAAACCTTCTACAGGAAGTAGCCCAGAGAGTTGGGGCACCGTTGCCTTCATATACAACAGAGCGGTCTGGCCTTGGTCATCTGCCAGTTTTCACATGCACAGTAGAGTTAGCGGGGATCACCTTTACAGGTGATCATGCTAAGAATAAGAAGCAAGCTGAAAAAAATGCTGCTTCTGCAGCCTGGGCTTCATTGAAACAAT TGGCACGTGAGGAGGCGACTACGACCAATGAACCGGAGAACAATGATGAGCAGGAGCAGATGAGGATTGCCCGAGCCCTTCTCAACTACCGCACGAAGGAAAAGATAGCGATGGCCAATAATCCCAATGCTTCACCATTTCCCAAGAAATTTCCCATGCAACCAGAGAGGAAGCCTTGTTTTGGTCAATCCTCTCAGTCCAGTTACTCGAAGATTCTTCCTCTATTCCGGCCAAAGTCTAGTTCAAGATCCAGACCAGAGTCACCAGCCGCGGCTGATGGAGCATCACAGTCACCGTTCTGGCCCATTGAAAGCTCTAATTCAAGGTCGAGGTTCCCGGCCGCAGAAGCTGCCCCTTATGTCCCAGTTGGGCACTACCGTATGCCTTGCCATAGTATGGCTCCTCCGGTCACAGTCAGGAGCTCTATCCCTGTGTTCTCTGCTCCACCTCTCCCACCTCCAAGTGGACGCACACAGCAGCTTCCTCCTCTCCTGAGCAACCCACCGTCAGTCCGGATGGCATCCCCAGTTCGCATCAGGCCGGCTTCTCCACACTTTGCTCCCTCGGGTCCTGCTCAGCGTCCAAGACCTGTGATGTCTGTTCAGATGAAGGATGTGCAGCACAAGGCAATAAGGGAATCGATGTCGTCTGTGATCCCTGTTCAGGTGAAGGATGCGCAGCAGAGGCCAACCAAGGAATCGCCGTCATCTGCGATGACTGTTCAGGTAAAGGATGCGCAACACCAGCTGTTTAAGCGATCGATGTCGTCGTCTGTGATGCCCATTCAGATGAAGGATGTGCAGCCCCAGCCAGCAAAGGAACCATTGTCAGAAGGTAAGGACGCACCACCTGCGgcgactgggcctccggttaagatTGAGGCTCCAGATCAAGTCAAGGAAGCTTCAGAGGTGGTCACCAGTGAAGTAGTCCCatgccctgctgctgctgctgctagttCTGCTTCTACTTCTACCAGTGAATACAGCGCTGTGACATCAAGCCagtctggggctgatgatgatgcgGACAAGGGTGAAGAGGCGCGTGAGGACGTCCTGGAAACTGAAGCAGCACTGGAGGAGGGCATCATCAAGCTTTTAGAGATAAAATGA